From Daphnia pulicaria isolate SC F1-1A chromosome 4, SC_F0-13Bv2, whole genome shotgun sequence, one genomic window encodes:
- the LOC124338649 gene encoding gamma-secretase subunit Aph-1-like, whose product MALLEFFGCAFLAFGPPLAMFLLTIAKDPIRIIILIASAFFWLLSLLTSSLLWLVAVTLHSPIVVGVIFSVLFQELFRYLIYLLLRKAEVGLKKLTESDTAIITNKNILAYVSGLGFGIISGTFSLVNVLADATGPGTVGLHGDSNLFFLTSALLTLCFILLHTAWGVLFFHALDKKKYLALVWVVMSHLLVSLLTLMNSSQLYLATILPAYAVLVVTGLWAAGAAGASFTSLKKCLTSPPTTVQVRIED is encoded by the exons ATGGCACTCTTAGAGTTTTTCGGCTGTGCGTTTCTCGCATTTGGCCCGCCACTAGCCATGTTCCTTCTAACGATTGCTAAGGACCCTATTCGAATCATCATTCTCATAGCCAG TGCATTCTTCTGGCTTCTGTCGCTGTTGACATCCTCGCTGCTATGGTTAGTGGCAGTCACGCTGCACAGTCCAATTGTTGTGGGTGTTATCTTCTCTGTTCTGTTTCAAGAACTCTTCCGGTATCTAATATACTTGCTGTTGCGCAAAGCTGAGGTTGGTTTGAAGAAACTCACAGAATCCGATACTGCCATCATAACCAACAAAAACATCTTAGCCTATG tttCAGGTTTAGGCTTTGGCATCATCAGCGGAACTTTCTCCCTAGTCAATGTTCTGGCTGATGCCACTGGCCCTGGAACAGTCGGTCTGCATGGTGATTCCAACCTGTTTTTCCTCACTTCAGCCCTCCTAACGCTGTGCTTCATCCTCCTACACACAGCATGGGGAGTGTTATTCTTCCACGCATTAGACAAGAAAAAGTACTTGGCGTTGGTGTGGGTGGTGATGTCTCATCTACTCGTCTCACTCCTG ACTCTGATGAACTCGTCGCAGTTATACTTGGCCACGATCCTGCCCGCCTACGCAGTCCTGGTTGTCACGGGTCTGTGGGCTGCAGGAGCGGCGGGCGCCTCTTTCACTTCGCTCAAAAAGTGTTTAACTAGTCCGCCAACGACGGTCCAGGTACGCATCGAGgactaa